The following are from one region of the Stanieria cyanosphaera PCC 7437 genome:
- the rimK gene encoding 30S ribosomal protein S6--L-glutamate ligase, which produces MKIAILSQDPSLYSTKRLKEAGDQQGHDMRVINYLRCYMNIASHRPSVVYNGKPLEDFDAIIPRIGASKTFYGTAVVRQFEIMGVFSMNESQAISRSRDKLRCLQILAREGIGLPVTGFAHATQDIDGLIETVGGAPLVIKLLEGTQGIGVVLAETYQAAKSVIEAFRGLDANILVQEYIKEAKGADLRCFVVGGKVIAAMKRQSAEGEFRSNLHRGGQAEKVKLTPEEKSTAIRAAKAMGLSVAGVDLLRSNHGPVVMEVNSSPGLEGIETASEVDVAGKIIDFIAKNASPTNNPEQLRKRVRDRIQY; this is translated from the coding sequence ATGAAAATAGCTATTTTGTCACAAGATCCTTCTCTCTACTCTACTAAACGGCTGAAAGAAGCAGGAGATCAACAAGGACATGATATGCGGGTGATTAATTATCTGCGTTGTTACATGAATATTGCCTCCCATCGACCATCGGTTGTGTATAATGGCAAACCTTTGGAAGATTTTGATGCGATTATTCCTCGGATTGGTGCGTCAAAAACCTTTTATGGTACGGCAGTAGTACGACAGTTTGAGATTATGGGAGTTTTTAGCATGAATGAATCTCAGGCGATTTCTCGTTCTCGCGATAAACTGCGTTGTCTGCAAATTCTGGCTCGGGAAGGAATTGGTTTACCAGTAACAGGCTTTGCTCATGCTACCCAAGATATTGATGGTTTGATTGAAACTGTAGGAGGCGCACCTTTAGTAATTAAGTTGTTAGAAGGTACTCAAGGAATTGGTGTAGTTTTAGCTGAAACTTATCAAGCTGCTAAATCAGTAATTGAGGCTTTTCGCGGGTTAGATGCCAATATTTTAGTTCAAGAGTATATAAAAGAAGCTAAAGGTGCGGATTTACGTTGTTTTGTCGTTGGTGGTAAAGTCATTGCAGCTATGAAACGGCAAAGCGCAGAAGGTGAATTTCGTTCTAATTTACATCGAGGAGGTCAAGCAGAAAAAGTAAAATTGACTCCTGAAGAAAAAAGTACAGCAATCAGAGCAGCTAAGGCAATGGGTTTAAGTGTCGCAGGAGTAGATCTACTTCGTTCTAATCATGGGCCGGTAGTAATGGAAGTAAATTCTTCTCCGGGATTAGAAGGAATTGAAACAGCTTCAGAAGTGGATGTCGCAGGCAAAATTATCGATTTTATTGCCAAAAATGCTTCCCCTACCAATAATCCCGAGCAACTTCGCAAACGGGTACGCGATCGCATTCAATATTAA
- a CDS encoding protein kinase domain-containing protein: MKDKVLKNRYHLLKTLSKSNFSQTFLARDTAITSKPRLCVIKKLIVIDKHNTRLLEKIKLLFEQEAEILRILSQKNRQIPQFYDYFVEVGNYYLVQEWIQGITLQQKLQQQETIPPEEVKRILVHFLPVLDYIHKHGIIHRDLKPSNIILRSGDRLPILIDFGVAHKVTPQVENNKQLYFSTVGTPGYMSLEQAMGQADFSSDLYSLGLTAIHLLTGKEPLDLRFDLNSEEIFWHQEASNFDQDLVKVINRAISSNPRQRFSSAKQMLAALQSSSFKLNLTSSINTVDTYSQPQTIQKSSLKKPRKLLSLISMIGLKVAIVILGLNNFLPKLIKQPTELSVSLLSSPIELPPVVSSAVTEAKITKQPNILSNLPLFRPGTSEEQVLQTLGEPIWRKQGYWHNSIAWSYQDVMSDGVDLGYLFDTQTKKLRQTEIAFPASTDLESLQQVLSGFLGGNTPDQINQGLKQVYFRKMDQHLFTVGNLKGIIQRNQQKRIYIGVWEADFH, encoded by the coding sequence ATGAAAGACAAAGTTTTAAAGAATCGCTATCATCTTTTAAAAACCCTAAGTAAAAGTAATTTTAGTCAAACTTTTCTAGCAAGAGACACAGCCATAACTTCAAAACCTCGGCTATGCGTAATCAAAAAGTTAATAGTCATTGACAAGCATAATACTCGATTACTTGAGAAAATAAAGTTACTGTTTGAACAAGAAGCAGAAATTTTAAGAATATTGAGTCAAAAAAATCGACAAATTCCGCAATTTTATGACTATTTTGTCGAGGTAGGAAACTATTATTTAGTACAAGAATGGATTCAAGGAATAACGCTACAGCAAAAACTACAACAGCAAGAAACAATTCCACCAGAAGAGGTAAAAAGAATCTTAGTACATTTTTTGCCTGTGCTGGACTATATTCATAAACATGGTATTATTCATCGCGATCTTAAGCCGAGTAATATTATTCTACGTTCTGGCGATCGCTTACCTATACTAATTGATTTTGGTGTTGCTCACAAGGTAACTCCTCAAGTAGAAAACAACAAACAGCTTTATTTTTCTACAGTAGGTACTCCTGGTTATATGTCTTTAGAACAGGCAATGGGACAAGCAGATTTTAGCAGTGATCTTTATAGTCTAGGTTTAACAGCAATTCATCTACTTACAGGAAAAGAACCACTAGATTTAAGATTTGATTTAAATAGTGAAGAAATTTTTTGGCATCAAGAAGCAAGTAATTTTGATCAAGATTTAGTCAAGGTAATCAATCGTGCGATTAGTTCTAATCCTAGGCAACGCTTTTCTTCGGCGAAACAGATGCTAGCAGCATTACAAAGTTCATCGTTCAAATTAAACCTAACATCTTCAATTAACACAGTTGATACTTATTCCCAGCCTCAAACAATTCAAAAATCTTCTTTAAAAAAACCAAGAAAGCTACTGTCTTTAATTTCAATGATTGGATTAAAAGTTGCAATTGTTATTTTGGGTTTAAATAATTTTTTACCAAAACTAATTAAACAACCAACTGAATTGTCGGTTTCTTTGTTGTCTTCACCAATTGAATTACCACCTGTAGTTTCTTCGGCTGTTACTGAAGCTAAAATCACTAAACAACCGAATATTTTAAGCAATTTGCCTCTTTTTAGACCAGGAACTTCAGAAGAGCAAGTTTTACAAACTTTAGGAGAACCAATCTGGCGTAAACAAGGCTATTGGCATAATAGTATTGCTTGGTCATATCAAGATGTTATGTCCGATGGTGTAGATTTGGGATATTTATTTGATACTCAGACAAAGAAATTGCGTCAAACGGAAATTGCTTTTCCTGCTTCAACTGATCTAGAAAGTTTACAACAAGTTTTAAGCGGTTTTTTAGGAGGTAATACTCCAGATCAAATCAATCAGGGATTAAAACAAGTTTATTTTCGTAAAATGGATCAGCATTTATTTACAGTTGGTAACTTAAAAGGAATCATTCAACGTAATCAACAGAAGCGTATTTATATTGGAGTTTGGGAAGCAGATTTTCATTAG
- a CDS encoding ATP-dependent zinc protease family protein, with product MKQNKTYSPESKFKQLAIIGWRETIALPELGINRIKAKIDTGARSSALHTFHVEEFRRDGKQMLRFQVHPYQRNSKQTVTTEAELLEYRQIRNSGGHAQLRPVVVTTVQLGDQQWQIELTLTNRDVMGFRMLLGRQAIRHHFLVDPGKSFLQSYHHPEK from the coding sequence GTGAAACAGAACAAAACATATTCTCCTGAATCTAAATTTAAACAGCTAGCAATTATTGGTTGGCGCGAAACGATCGCTCTACCAGAACTAGGTATCAACCGAATCAAAGCTAAAATCGATACAGGTGCGCGCTCTTCTGCATTACATACTTTTCACGTAGAAGAATTTCGACGCGATGGGAAACAAATGTTGCGTTTTCAAGTCCATCCTTATCAGCGAAATAGTAAACAGACGGTGACAACAGAAGCAGAATTATTAGAATATCGACAAATTAGGAATTCTGGTGGACACGCCCAACTTCGACCAGTAGTTGTGACTACAGTACAATTAGGTGACCAACAATGGCAAATTGAATTAACCTTAACTAATCGAGATGTGATGGGTTTTCGGATGTTATTAGGTCGACAAGCTATTCGTCATCACTTTTTAGTCGATCCAGGAAAATCTTTTCTTCAAAGTTATCATCATCCAGAAAAATAG
- a CDS encoding cation-translocating P-type ATPase produces the protein MNVPKTSFVASGSIPEISKDWHTLNVEESLAILTSDFNQGLTAKQIEQRKQAFGTNELKESGGRSALVILWEQFTNIMLVMLIAVAIVSAVLDFRQGTFPKDAVAIFAIVIVNGILGYLQESRAEKALAALKRLSAPQVRVIRQGKTTEIPAKDLVPGDIMLLEAGVQIAADGRLLEAQNLQVRESTLTGEAEAVLKQADVILPHDSSLGDRINLVFQGTEVVLGRAKVIVTKTGMDTEIGHIAAMIQSVETEPTPLQQRMTQLGNVLVSSSLGLVAIVVIGGVLRTGWQFFEQLLEVSLSMAVAVVPEGLPAVVTVTLAIGTQKMVRRHALIRKLPAVETLGSVTTICSDKTGTLTQNKMVVQKVETGSYHFNVTGEGYNPVGEFLSKQHQQLQTEPEVQQLMLACVACNDALLQQKKTPKQTEWHILGDPTEGALLALAGKAGIFKENLDSKMPRMGEFPFSSERKRMSVIVDNGDGTSSYSMFTKGSPELILECCDRILLKDQLVPITAEQRQHILTENDGMASNGLRVLGFAYKPLSSVPDAEDQENTERELVWLGLIGMLDAPRPEVKEAVKRCRSAGIRPVMITGDHQLTAMAIASELGIASPYEQVLTGQRLQAMSDLELEEAVDQVSVYARVSPEHKLRIVKALQKRGKFVAMTGDGVNDAPALKQADIGIAMGITGTDVSKEASDMILLDDNFATIVAATEEGRVVYDNIRRFIKYILGSNIGEVLTIAAAPLIGLGGVPLSPLQILWMNLVTDGLPALALAVEPAEPNVMKRPPYSPRESIFARGLGLYMVRIGIIFAILAIALMVWAYNHAQADGNPERWKTMVFTTLCLAQMGHALAIRSDTQLTIQINPFSNPYVLGAVTLTTILQLLLIYVEPLRNFFNTHWLSPTELGICVGFSLLMFVWIEFEKIVLRLLKKRG, from the coding sequence ATGAATGTTCCTAAAACTTCCTTCGTTGCTTCTGGTTCAATTCCTGAGATTAGTAAAGATTGGCATACTTTGAACGTTGAAGAATCCTTAGCAATTCTTACCAGTGATTTTAATCAAGGATTAACAGCGAAGCAAATTGAGCAAAGAAAGCAAGCTTTTGGTACAAATGAACTAAAAGAATCTGGCGGTCGCAGTGCTTTAGTAATTTTATGGGAACAGTTTACCAACATCATGTTAGTGATGCTGATTGCCGTGGCAATAGTATCAGCAGTTTTAGATTTTCGTCAAGGCACATTTCCTAAAGACGCAGTAGCAATTTTTGCAATTGTGATTGTCAACGGAATTTTAGGTTATTTACAGGAAAGTCGGGCAGAAAAAGCTTTAGCAGCCCTAAAACGTCTTTCTGCTCCCCAAGTGAGAGTGATTAGGCAAGGAAAAACTACTGAAATTCCTGCCAAGGATTTAGTACCAGGGGATATCATGCTGTTAGAAGCAGGAGTACAAATCGCTGCCGATGGACGTTTGCTAGAAGCCCAAAACCTACAAGTGCGAGAATCGACTTTAACAGGAGAAGCAGAAGCAGTCCTTAAACAAGCTGATGTTATTTTACCTCATGATAGTTCTTTAGGCGATCGCATTAATCTAGTTTTTCAGGGAACGGAAGTAGTTTTAGGCAGAGCTAAAGTAATTGTTACCAAAACAGGGATGGACACGGAAATCGGTCATATCGCTGCTATGATACAGAGTGTAGAAACCGAACCGACTCCTCTACAACAAAGAATGACTCAACTGGGAAATGTCTTGGTAAGTAGTTCTTTGGGTTTGGTTGCTATAGTGGTGATTGGTGGTGTATTACGAACAGGATGGCAGTTTTTTGAACAATTGTTGGAAGTGTCGTTAAGTATGGCAGTTGCCGTTGTTCCAGAAGGATTACCTGCGGTAGTGACAGTTACCTTAGCCATTGGTACTCAAAAAATGGTGCGTCGCCATGCTTTAATCCGTAAACTACCAGCAGTAGAAACTTTGGGTTCGGTAACTACGATTTGTTCCGATAAAACTGGAACTTTGACTCAAAATAAAATGGTAGTGCAGAAAGTTGAGACAGGTTCTTATCACTTTAACGTAACAGGAGAAGGTTATAACCCTGTAGGAGAATTTTTAAGTAAGCAGCATCAGCAACTGCAAACCGAACCAGAAGTTCAACAACTAATGCTTGCTTGTGTAGCGTGTAACGATGCTCTACTACAACAGAAAAAAACCCCCAAACAAACAGAATGGCATATTTTAGGAGATCCAACTGAAGGCGCGTTACTCGCTTTAGCTGGAAAAGCAGGAATTTTTAAAGAAAATCTAGACAGTAAAATGCCTCGGATGGGAGAGTTTCCTTTTTCTTCTGAAAGAAAACGGATGTCTGTGATTGTTGATAACGGAGACGGAACAAGCTCTTACTCCATGTTCACCAAAGGTTCACCAGAATTAATTTTAGAATGTTGCGATCGCATTTTGCTTAAAGACCAGTTAGTTCCAATTACTGCTGAACAAAGACAGCACATTCTAACTGAAAATGACGGCATGGCAAGTAATGGTTTAAGGGTACTGGGTTTTGCTTACAAACCTCTAAGCAGTGTTCCCGACGCAGAAGATCAAGAAAATACTGAACGGGAATTAGTTTGGTTAGGTTTAATTGGAATGCTTGATGCACCTCGTCCCGAAGTTAAAGAAGCTGTCAAACGTTGTCGAAGTGCAGGAATTCGTCCTGTGATGATTACAGGAGATCATCAATTAACTGCTATGGCGATCGCATCGGAACTAGGTATTGCTAGTCCCTACGAGCAGGTATTGACAGGACAAAGATTACAGGCAATGTCTGACTTGGAATTAGAAGAAGCGGTCGATCAAGTAAGTGTGTATGCTCGTGTTTCTCCAGAACATAAACTTCGGATTGTTAAAGCACTTCAAAAACGAGGTAAGTTTGTCGCCATGACAGGGGATGGAGTCAATGATGCACCAGCCCTGAAACAAGCTGATATCGGTATTGCCATGGGTATTACAGGAACAGATGTCAGCAAAGAAGCCAGCGATATGATTTTGTTGGATGATAATTTTGCTACGATTGTGGCTGCGACGGAAGAAGGCAGAGTAGTTTACGATAATATTCGTCGTTTTATTAAATATATTTTGGGCAGTAATATTGGTGAAGTTTTAACGATTGCTGCTGCACCTTTGATTGGTTTAGGTGGTGTGCCACTCTCTCCTTTACAAATTCTCTGGATGAACCTAGTTACTGATGGTTTACCTGCGCTGGCATTAGCAGTAGAACCCGCCGAACCCAACGTGATGAAACGCCCACCCTATAGTCCCAGAGAAAGTATTTTTGCTCGTGGTTTAGGACTTTATATGGTCAGAATTGGGATTATTTTTGCCATTCTTGCGATCGCACTGATGGTTTGGGCTTATAATCACGCTCAAGCTGATGGTAATCCAGAACGCTGGAAAACTATGGTTTTTACAACTTTATGTTTAGCACAAATGGGTCACGCCCTGGCAATTCGTTCTGATACCCAATTGACTATTCAAATCAATCCTTTTTCTAATCCCTATGTTTTAGGAGCAGTTACTTTAACTACCATCTTACAACTACTTCTAATCTACGTTGAACCGTTACGTAATTTCTTTAATACTCATTGGTTGAGTCCTACAGAATTAGGAATTTGTGTCGGTTTTAGTCTGTTGATGTTTGTTTGGATTGAATTTGAAAAGATTGTTTTACGTTTGTTGAAAAAGCGAGGCTAA
- a CDS encoding SGNH/GDSL hydrolase family protein produces the protein MKLFLIILASVTGIVILVESGLRLLWGLGNPPLYIPDEEIGYLLKPNQKLRRMGNQILINQYSMRNEAIASDKPATTFRVMLLGDSIVNGGWWTDQDETLSTLLERQIETNLAQNRTVEVLNVSANSWSPRNQLAYLQRFGLFEADILILVINTDDLFGILPTPLPVGREKNYPDQKPPLALIELYNQKFGKNQSIPEFEKIKQESGDRVGKILTAIKEIKILATEQNTQFIVAMTPLLRETKEKEQRDYEKEARKRLQDFAKTENLIYLDFLPIFQDFPQPEFLYRDHIHLSPQGNALVTEKLSQFVQEKL, from the coding sequence ATGAAGCTCTTTTTGATTATCCTTGCTAGTGTGACGGGAATTGTCATTCTTGTCGAAAGTGGTTTGCGATTGTTATGGGGATTAGGCAATCCTCCTTTGTATATTCCCGACGAAGAAATCGGCTACTTGCTCAAACCCAATCAAAAGCTACGTAGAATGGGTAATCAGATACTAATTAATCAATATTCTATGCGGAATGAAGCGATCGCGTCTGATAAACCTGCTACCACTTTTCGTGTCATGTTGCTAGGTGATTCAATCGTTAATGGAGGTTGGTGGACAGATCAAGATGAAACTCTTTCTACTTTATTAGAAAGGCAAATCGAGACTAATTTGGCTCAAAATCGAACAGTAGAAGTATTAAACGTTTCAGCTAATTCTTGGAGTCCTCGCAATCAATTAGCTTATTTGCAGCGTTTTGGCTTATTTGAAGCCGATATTTTAATTTTAGTAATTAATACAGATGATTTGTTTGGTATTCTACCAACTCCTTTACCTGTTGGCAGAGAAAAGAATTATCCAGATCAGAAACCGCCTTTAGCTTTAATTGAGTTATACAATCAAAAGTTTGGTAAAAATCAATCAATTCCTGAGTTTGAAAAAATTAAACAAGAATCAGGCGATCGCGTTGGTAAAATTTTAACAGCAATTAAAGAAATTAAAATCTTAGCTACCGAGCAAAATACTCAGTTTATCGTGGCAATGACACCTTTACTGAGAGAAACGAAGGAAAAGGAACAGCGAGATTACGAAAAAGAAGCTAGAAAAAGGCTTCAAGATTTTGCTAAAACTGAAAACTTGATTTATCTTGATTTTTTACCAATTTTTCAAGATTTTCCTCAACCAGAATTTTTATACCGCGATCATATTCATCTAAGTCCCCAAGGCAATGCTTTAGTTACCGAAAAACTCAGCCAGTTTGTCCAAGAAAAACTTTGA
- a CDS encoding succinylglutamate desuccinylase/aspartoacylase family protein: MEVNLIEIAKEIIEPGQLRRLDIPVSRLPTQTMLSLPVTVINGKQAGPKLWLSAAIHGDELNGVEIIRQVIEQVQPEKLAGTLIAVPIVNLFGFIEQSRYLPDRRDLNRSFPGSETGSLASRLANLFMREIVKHSTHGIDLHTAAIHRMNLPQIRANLEDSETYCCAQAFNAPIMMHAITRDGSLRQAATNQGIPVLLYEGGEALRFEPYAIEVGVTGVLRVMQYLGMAQFPQLPPPITSVEIRQSKWIRAFRGGIFHREVSLGQQVEKKQPLGFITDAFGEDKSIIRASVSGIVIGYNQNPLVNQGDGMINLAIKDAYAINSFKTQPY; this comes from the coding sequence TTGGAAGTCAATCTAATTGAAATTGCCAAAGAAATTATTGAACCAGGACAATTACGTCGACTAGATATCCCAGTCAGTCGTTTGCCTACTCAAACCATGTTATCTTTGCCAGTTACGGTAATTAATGGTAAACAAGCAGGGCCAAAGTTATGGTTGAGTGCAGCTATTCATGGGGATGAACTTAATGGAGTTGAAATTATTCGTCAGGTAATCGAACAAGTTCAACCAGAAAAATTAGCTGGGACTTTGATTGCTGTTCCTATCGTTAATTTGTTTGGTTTTATTGAACAATCTCGTTATCTTCCTGACAGAAGAGATTTAAATCGTTCTTTTCCTGGTTCGGAGACTGGTTCTTTAGCTTCTCGGTTGGCTAATTTATTTATGAGGGAAATTGTTAAGCATAGTACTCATGGAATCGATCTCCATACCGCAGCTATTCATCGCATGAATTTACCTCAGATTCGGGCTAATTTAGAAGATTCAGAAACCTATTGTTGCGCTCAAGCTTTTAATGCACCAATTATGATGCACGCTATCACCAGAGATGGTTCACTGCGTCAAGCTGCTACTAATCAAGGTATTCCTGTTTTACTTTATGAGGGTGGAGAAGCATTACGTTTTGAACCTTACGCTATTGAAGTAGGAGTTACAGGAGTTTTAAGAGTGATGCAATATTTGGGGATGGCTCAATTTCCCCAACTTCCACCGCCAATTACTTCAGTCGAAATTCGACAAAGTAAATGGATTAGAGCTTTTCGTGGGGGAATTTTTCACCGTGAAGTAAGTTTAGGTCAACAGGTAGAAAAAAAACAACCATTGGGTTTTATTACTGATGCCTTTGGTGAAGATAAATCGATAATTCGAGCTAGCGTCAGTGGCATTGTGATTGGTTATAATCAAAACCCTTTGGTTAATCAAGGAGATGGCATGATTAATTTAGCTATTAAAGATGCGTATGCAATAAATTCTTTCAAAACTCAACCATACTAA
- a CDS encoding alpha/beta hydrolase — MKASKTLDAIVIAPEKGEKPTNLLVMLHGWGANLQDLAPLAQMLNLPGFEYIFPNAPFAHPQVPGGRAWYALETSEYDGLLESRAILFEWLQSLESSTGIPPEKTVLAGFSQGGAMTLDLGLSFPFAALCSLSGYLHYHPHQQDVFLPPTLIVHGKQDPVVPLQAAQTARDELAAIGLAIEYHELEMGHEILPLELDLIKQFITAQIKN, encoded by the coding sequence ATGAAAGCCAGTAAAACCTTAGATGCTATTGTTATTGCTCCTGAAAAAGGTGAAAAACCGACTAATTTACTTGTCATGCTTCACGGTTGGGGTGCTAATTTGCAAGATTTAGCTCCCTTAGCTCAAATGTTAAATTTACCAGGGTTTGAATATATTTTTCCTAATGCACCTTTTGCTCATCCTCAAGTACCGGGGGGAAGAGCTTGGTATGCTTTAGAAACCAGTGAATATGATGGTTTATTAGAAAGTCGAGCAATTTTATTTGAGTGGTTACAATCCTTAGAATCTAGTACTGGAATTCCCCCAGAAAAAACGGTTTTAGCTGGTTTTTCTCAAGGAGGAGCTATGACTTTAGATTTAGGACTATCTTTTCCTTTTGCTGCTTTGTGTAGTTTAAGTGGTTATTTACATTATCATCCCCACCAACAAGATGTTTTTTTACCTCCAACTCTGATCGTACATGGTAAACAGGACCCCGTTGTTCCTCTACAAGCTGCACAAACAGCTAGAGATGAATTAGCAGCAATTGGATTAGCGATTGAATATCATGAGTTAGAAATGGGGCATGAAATTTTACCATTAGAATTAGATTTAATTAAACAATTTATTACTGCTCAAATTAAAAATTAG
- the ylqF gene encoding ribosome biogenesis GTPase YlqF, translated as MSSPPIQWYPGHIAKAEKQLQEQLKRVDVVLEVLDARIPVASHHPQVADWIGEKPRILVLNRVDMIPNETKQEWITWFKERREKPYWTNAKAGKGIKAVKYAAQDAGAAMNQRRRDRGMRPRAVRAVVIGFPNVGKSALINRLVGRKAVASARKAGVTRQLQWVRISDEIELLDAPGVIPWRLENQQDAIKLAICEDIGEAAYDNQRVAAVFVDLLVELGFAEVLQSRYHLDPLTITGESFIQDLADKVYQGDKERVARLLLHDFRTGAMGQIPLELPNEF; from the coding sequence ATGTCTTCTCCTCCGATTCAATGGTATCCCGGTCATATTGCTAAAGCGGAAAAACAACTCCAAGAACAACTCAAACGAGTTGATGTTGTCTTAGAAGTTTTGGATGCAAGGATTCCTGTTGCTTCCCATCATCCCCAAGTAGCTGATTGGATTGGTGAGAAACCAAGAATATTAGTCTTAAATCGGGTTGATATGATTCCCAACGAAACTAAACAAGAATGGATCACCTGGTTTAAAGAGCGAAGAGAAAAACCCTATTGGACTAACGCTAAAGCGGGAAAAGGAATTAAAGCAGTTAAATATGCTGCTCAAGATGCAGGGGCTGCTATGAATCAACGCCGACGCGATCGCGGTATGCGTCCTCGTGCTGTACGGGCGGTAGTAATTGGTTTTCCTAATGTGGGTAAATCTGCTTTGATTAATCGTCTGGTGGGGCGTAAGGCAGTTGCTAGTGCGCGTAAAGCAGGAGTAACTCGTCAGTTGCAATGGGTGAGAATTTCCGATGAAATTGAGTTATTAGATGCACCTGGAGTGATTCCTTGGCGATTGGAAAATCAACAAGATGCGATTAAGTTAGCTATTTGTGAGGATATTGGTGAAGCTGCCTATGATAATCAACGAGTAGCTGCGGTTTTTGTGGATTTGTTGGTAGAGTTGGGTTTTGCTGAAGTATTACAATCTCGTTATCATCTCGATCCTTTGACTATTACAGGAGAAAGTTTTATTCAAGATTTGGCAGACAAAGTTTATCAAGGAGATAAAGAAAGAGTAGCTCGCCTTTTACTGCATGATTTTCGCACAGGGGCAATGGGGCAAATACCCCTGGAATTACCAAATGAATTTTAG
- a CDS encoding exopolysaccharide biosynthesis protein, whose amino-acid sequence MNLRFSQDIESLLQRLSDQPLTLRQILAETSERGFSLSLGLLALPFLFPMPPGLSTILGLGCLILAVQMAMGRKSPWLPKKIARFEFPRKFSLKLLHNAKRVNKFLGKVVRHRWLSIAESSSVWRINGFCIAWLTILLMLPIPFTNPIPASAILLLAVATLEADGLLIFFGYGLTVLNTLFFGFIGYALWQAPHLLPNLFR is encoded by the coding sequence ATGAATCTCAGATTTTCTCAAGATATTGAATCTCTTCTTCAAAGATTGTCTGATCAGCCTCTAACTCTTAGGCAAATTTTGGCAGAAACTTCAGAACGAGGATTTAGTCTAAGTTTAGGTTTGCTGGCGTTGCCTTTTCTTTTTCCTATGCCTCCAGGATTATCTACTATTTTGGGGTTGGGTTGCTTAATTTTGGCAGTCCAAATGGCAATGGGAAGAAAATCACCCTGGCTACCTAAAAAAATAGCTCGATTTGAATTTCCTCGTAAATTCAGTCTAAAACTACTGCACAATGCCAAACGAGTAAATAAATTTTTAGGAAAAGTTGTTCGTCATCGCTGGTTGTCAATTGCAGAAAGTTCTTCTGTCTGGCGAATTAATGGCTTTTGTATTGCCTGGCTAACAATTTTGCTCATGTTGCCAATTCCTTTTACTAACCCTATTCCTGCAAGTGCAATTTTACTTTTAGCAGTGGCTACTTTAGAAGCCGATGGTTTGTTGATTTTCTTTGGCTATGGATTAACCGTATTGAATACTTTATTTTTTGGTTTTATTGGTTATGCCCTTTGGCAAGCACCTCACTTGTTACCCAATTTATTTAGATAA
- a CDS encoding peroxiredoxin, with protein sequence MRDRVPNVVFKTRVRDESIEGPNPYRWQDKTTEEIFGGKRVVLLALPGAFTPTCSSTHLPRYEELYEDIKAQGVDEVICLSVNDAFVMFQWAKSLGIKKVFMLPDGNGEFTRKMGMLVNKDNLGFGMRSWRYSMVVDDGKIEKMFIEGEFGDNCPLDPFDISDADNMLAYLKEAKK encoded by the coding sequence ATGAGAGACAGAGTTCCTAACGTAGTATTTAAAACAAGAGTACGTGATGAATCCATTGAAGGACCAAACCCTTACCGTTGGCAAGACAAAACCACAGAAGAGATTTTTGGTGGAAAAAGAGTAGTTTTATTAGCATTACCTGGCGCATTTACCCCAACTTGTTCTTCAACCCATTTACCTCGTTACGAAGAATTGTACGAGGATATTAAAGCGCAAGGTGTAGATGAAGTCATCTGTCTTTCGGTTAATGATGCGTTTGTAATGTTTCAGTGGGCAAAGAGTTTAGGCATTAAAAAAGTATTTATGCTTCCCGATGGTAATGGAGAATTTACTCGTAAAATGGGAATGCTAGTCAACAAAGACAATCTTGGGTTTGGAATGCGTTCTTGGCGTTATTCAATGGTAGTCGATGACGGCAAGATTGAAAAAATGTTTATCGAGGGTGAATTTGGTGACAATTGTCCTCTCGATCCGTTTGATATTTCTGATGCCGATAATATGTTGGCGTATTTAAAAGAAGCAAAAAAATAA
- a CDS encoding ZIP family metal transporter → MGTIYLGFVASLLAGLGTAVGALPILFIARLKKQWQGILLGLGGGVMLAATTFSLIVPGTETAISATPRREAIAQRYSQQLAASILSNCSLLIVYRIITPRLFKEN, encoded by the coding sequence ATGGGAACGATTTATTTAGGTTTTGTTGCTAGTCTACTCGCAGGATTAGGTACAGCAGTAGGTGCGTTACCAATTTTGTTTATCGCTCGTCTTAAAAAACAATGGCAAGGAATATTATTAGGATTAGGCGGTGGCGTCATGCTAGCAGCGACGACCTTTTCTTTAATCGTTCCTGGGACAGAAACTGCGATCTCGGCTACGCCGAGGCGCGAAGCGATCGCACAAAGATATTCTCAGCAACTTGCTGCTTCAATTCTTAGTAATTGTTCATTGTTAATTGTTTATAGAATAATCACACCTAGGTTATTTAAGGAGAACTAA